The following proteins are co-located in the Streptococcus downei MFe28 genome:
- a CDS encoding ABC transporter ATP-binding protein, with protein sequence MVWKILKLLLQFLNKPKFILGLFLSLVGTIMGLFLPQFIGKLLDKQFLNLLLSNPVTLLIVLFMFVSVYIIQSLSSYLIGSCGSLSLNKIQKYIYSSLLKTSVVDLDRFRSGDLSSRLTNDISVLLNFITIILPKFFLHIIVIAGSVYFLFTINTFMTLICLFVIPILFLAIIPLNNRLEKHYSSYQDGLGNISSQISHKFTHIRLMKAFKGETVESDKMNRFFDKQTTSFKKIIGLSAIQGTLVNGMMVSFIIILLILAGIEVSKGNMTMTTLTTFILYTTQLIDPIADISDTLPELVEFNSVSKRLAQILELKQEENSKTDHKVVSNGDIALKNVDFSYERDKVLRDISVNIPSGKHIAIVGPSGAGKSTIFSLLMKFYQGYHGYISLGGENLTSLPVGQLRELISYIPQNNTLFQGTIRENLLYGKNREISPERLNQVLSDLDLLTLVDSLEKGLDTEISDSGVGLSEGQKQRFNIARALLKEHPIYLLDEVTANLDSVTENIISKAIDKLTKGKTRLTIAHRMNTIRNADSILVLNKKGQVSDFGTHEQLQKRSTLYKKFLSSVTNIEGQVI encoded by the coding sequence ATGGTTTGGAAGATTCTAAAATTGCTCTTACAATTTTTAAATAAACCCAAATTTATTTTAGGACTTTTCCTTAGCCTAGTTGGAACAATTATGGGACTTTTTCTCCCTCAATTTATTGGAAAGTTATTAGATAAACAGTTCTTGAACTTATTGCTTTCAAATCCTGTCACCTTACTCATTGTGCTTTTTATGTTTGTAAGCGTCTATATCATTCAGTCCTTATCAAGTTATTTGATTGGAAGTTGTGGTAGTCTATCTTTAAATAAAATTCAAAAGTATATTTATTCCAGCTTACTAAAGACTTCGGTCGTTGACCTTGACCGGTTTAGGAGTGGTGATTTATCTAGCCGTCTGACCAACGATATATCAGTATTACTAAATTTTATAACGATTATTCTTCCGAAGTTCTTCTTGCATATTATTGTTATTGCAGGCTCGGTTTACTTTCTGTTTACCATTAACACTTTTATGACCCTAATCTGTTTATTTGTTATCCCAATTCTATTTTTAGCTATTATTCCTTTGAATAATAGGTTGGAAAAACACTACAGTTCCTACCAAGATGGGCTAGGTAATATTTCCAGTCAGATTAGTCACAAATTCACTCATATTCGTTTAATGAAGGCATTTAAAGGTGAGACTGTTGAATCAGATAAGATGAATAGGTTTTTTGATAAACAAACGACAAGCTTTAAAAAAATCATCGGTTTATCTGCAATTCAAGGAACCCTTGTTAATGGGATGATGGTTAGCTTTATCATTATTTTGCTGATATTGGCAGGAATTGAAGTGTCAAAGGGAAACATGACCATGACAACTTTGACGACTTTTATCCTGTATACGACCCAATTAATTGATCCAATCGCAGATATATCAGACACCTTGCCAGAATTAGTAGAATTTAATAGTGTGTCAAAACGACTAGCACAAATTTTGGAGTTAAAGCAAGAAGAAAATTCTAAAACCGACCATAAAGTAGTAAGCAATGGGGATATCGCTTTAAAAAATGTTGATTTTTCTTATGAGAGGGATAAGGTCTTAAGAGATATTTCTGTCAATATCCCTTCTGGAAAGCATATAGCTATCGTCGGTCCTAGTGGAGCCGGGAAATCAACAATTTTTTCTTTACTTATGAAATTTTATCAAGGGTATCACGGCTATATCAGTCTTGGTGGTGAAAATTTAACTTCACTTCCTGTTGGACAGCTCAGAGAATTAATCTCATATATTCCTCAAAACAACACGTTATTTCAGGGGACAATTAGAGAAAACTTGCTATATGGGAAAAATAGAGAGATTTCTCCAGAGCGTCTGAATCAGGTTCTTTCCGATTTAGACTTATTGACCCTGGTCGATAGTTTAGAGAAGGGGTTGGATACAGAAATTTCTGATAGCGGAGTCGGTCTTTCTGAAGGTCAAAAACAGCGTTTCAATATAGCAAGAGCCTTATTGAAAGAGCATCCAATCTATTTACTAGATGAAGTGACAGCAAATTTGGATAGCGTTACTGAGAATATTATTAGTAAGGCTATTGATAAATTGACTAAAGGGAAGACAAGACTGACAATCGCTCACAGAATGAATACAATCAGAAATGCAGATTCTATATTAGTTTTAAATAAGAAGGGACAGGTTTCTGATTTTGGTACACATGAACAGTTACAAAAGAGGAGTACCTTGTATAAGAAATTTCTATCCAGCGTTACCAACATAGAAGGACAAGTCATTTAA
- a CDS encoding alpha/beta hydrolase produces MEMKNKLGKVKKRWLTFAVTAVTGLAFITVGADSVSADSQGQAQDSQSVQVGNENQATSDGNQAKVSNQDGEIPISLEANNQSEGQSQPTQSTSEASQDHHKSQVVETTNEVAPVQTDSTSDSTSQATELPSVAPASDGAVIQQAPQNQGSEEKPVAADANQEPATSVTTEAPTVTSNTQRADINKIVDGSSSGISTLDAAALTLEFEKARIKGATDANILAKIQEAGRAVPNNLTYLSDFYDDNTGTSGTAFRDKASNKVIIAYTATNNDGNELQDALGSDLIGIGLARGQHYQPAYDFYDKIAGQYGAENIVITGHSLGGNVAQRVALRKNVATTVVYNAAPLYIPALAYVGNKVYESLRKTFDLPSNKEEAKKTISDIKSDMKTFTGNVIRITTTKDWLNNSMRWLGAVYLSKEYVIPNSGNHDLQTIAGDAKQVASVKSQVSI; encoded by the coding sequence ATGGAAATGAAAAATAAACTAGGTAAAGTAAAGAAAAGATGGCTTACCTTTGCTGTGACAGCAGTAACGGGTCTAGCTTTTATTACAGTGGGAGCAGATTCTGTTAGTGCAGATAGTCAAGGACAGGCTCAAGATTCTCAATCAGTTCAGGTAGGAAATGAGAACCAGGCGACTAGCGATGGGAATCAGGCTAAGGTTTCTAACCAAGATGGAGAGATTCCTATTTCGCTAGAAGCAAATAACCAGTCAGAGGGGCAGTCTCAGCCAACACAATCGACTTCCGAAGCTAGTCAGGACCATCATAAGAGCCAGGTTGTTGAAACTACAAATGAAGTAGCTCCCGTGCAGACTGACTCTACAAGTGACTCTACAAGTCAAGCCACCGAGCTACCTTCGGTGGCTCCTGCTTCAGATGGGGCAGTCATCCAGCAGGCCCCTCAAAATCAAGGGTCAGAAGAAAAGCCTGTGGCGGCAGATGCTAATCAGGAACCAGCGACTTCTGTAACAACAGAAGCACCCACAGTCACCTCCAATACTCAACGAGCAGACATTAATAAGATTGTTGACGGATCTTCATCGGGGATTTCGACCCTTGATGCGGCGGCTTTAACTCTCGAATTTGAGAAGGCCCGTATCAAAGGTGCCACTGATGCTAATATCTTAGCCAAAATTCAAGAGGCAGGGCGTGCGGTTCCAAATAATCTGACTTATCTTAGTGATTTTTATGATGATAATACGGGAACTAGTGGAACGGCCTTTCGTGATAAAGCTAGTAATAAGGTGATTATTGCTTATACGGCTACTAATAATGATGGGAATGAATTACAGGATGCTCTAGGTTCAGATTTGATTGGAATTGGTTTGGCGCGTGGTCAGCACTACCAACCAGCCTATGATTTTTACGACAAGATTGCTGGTCAATATGGGGCAGAAAATATTGTCATTACAGGCCACTCCTTGGGTGGCAATGTGGCCCAGCGTGTGGCTCTGAGGAAAAACGTGGCAACGACAGTAGTTTATAATGCTGCTCCGCTATATATCCCAGCCCTTGCTTATGTTGGTAATAAGGTTTATGAATCTCTTCGTAAAACGTTTGATCTTCCTTCTAATAAGGAGGAAGCTAAAAAGACCATTTCAGATATCAAGAGTGATATGAAGACTTTTACAGGCAATGTTATCCGCATCACGACGACCAAGGACTGGCTCAACAACTCCATGCGTTGGTTGGGTGCTGTCTACCTAAGTAAGGAATACGTGATTCCTAATTCAGGCAATCATGATCTACAGACCATTGCTGGAGATGCCAAACAGGTGGCTAGTGTAAAGTCTCAGGTTAGTATTTAA
- a CDS encoding Msa family membrane protein: MISFLLTALAYILLTISASQFLLSIPVPMLLLLLYVIPLIINFIVQLLQEKRFRLMSSLILPSFSLLYYLGFSYLTSSTGTWSQFIQANEFSNSQMSLNITTNLFASSQLIFVGLLFYGISLATVIISNKVNAKEGEKKYA, from the coding sequence ATGATTTCATTTTTATTAACAGCTTTAGCTTATATTCTACTCACTATTTCAGCTTCACAATTTTTATTATCAATCCCTGTCCCGATGCTCCTACTTTTGCTATATGTAATTCCTCTCATTATTAATTTTATTGTTCAGCTATTGCAAGAAAAAAGATTTAGATTAATGTCTTCACTCATTCTTCCTTCATTCTCCCTCTTATATTATTTAGGCTTCTCCTATCTAACCTCAAGCACAGGTACATGGAGTCAATTTATTCAGGCAAATGAGTTTTCAAACAGCCAAATGAGCCTTAACATTACAACCAATCTTTTTGCAAGTTCACAACTAATTTTTGTAGGCCTACTATTTTATGGTATTTCATTGGCTACAGTAATTATTTCTAATAAAGTAAACGCTAAGGAAGGTGAGAAGAAATATGCTTAA
- a CDS encoding CPBP family intramembrane glutamic endopeptidase has product MQQQIKNLLLPLGLIAIASVSYVFGSSFVFFGSKDSLNLLYFIGTAISMPIGFILIPHYLAQKRGLYFKGDKGDVTFSFKSYLVVAVVIFLINHFLLGSEEYFQQMIISLCEEFLFRFVIYKILRKSFSYWSAILISSLLFGLVLHLNYPFLDNLIIRAPLGFLFSILATKFGLQYAIGGHWIYNLLQSIL; this is encoded by the coding sequence ATGCAACAGCAAATTAAAAATCTACTTCTACCACTTGGCCTGATTGCAATTGCCTCGGTTTCCTATGTTTTTGGTTCGTCATTTGTCTTTTTTGGCTCAAAAGATAGTTTAAACCTACTTTATTTTATAGGAACAGCAATTTCTATGCCTATAGGCTTTATCCTAATTCCTCATTATCTAGCTCAAAAGAGAGGCTTATATTTTAAAGGAGATAAGGGTGATGTCACATTTAGCTTCAAGTCCTATCTCGTTGTTGCAGTTGTGATTTTCTTAATCAATCATTTCTTACTTGGAAGCGAGGAATACTTTCAGCAGATGATCATCTCTCTGTGTGAAGAATTTCTCTTTCGATTTGTTATCTATAAAATTCTGAGAAAAAGCTTTTCTTATTGGTCTGCTATTTTGATTAGTTCGTTACTCTTTGGATTAGTTTTACATTTAAATTATCCTTTTCTAGATAATTTAATTATTAGGGCACCCTTGGGATTTCTGTTTTCTATTTTAGCAACAAAATTTGGTCTCCAATATGCCATTGGAGGGCACTGGATCTATAACTTACTTCAATCCATACTTTAA
- a CDS encoding helix-turn-helix domain-containing protein yields the protein MTLDQTLRHYRKELGFSQEKLAEKLHVSRQAITKWETGGGLPDISNLQAIAQLFQISLDDLLAESASPIEPKDFLYQSYTSYDIDRPKHFDLNLASSQTIYLQARANEKIQIRLASNSIKNLEQACKIKLDDSRDLLDLQLRTSADLSESTCKEDLMIFLTLPKNYLRDVDVKANCQSLNLLDLDLDNLELDGRASEVSLTDCQGHIELNNKLDCQIKLNSFSGRLDLNQISCSSKVYLPKDFDFVARKKGLTTKLAFEKAGQPTNDFSNPEADNTIELNGIKSELTVIQE from the coding sequence ATGACACTTGATCAAACCCTCCGCCATTACCGTAAAGAACTGGGCTTCTCCCAGGAAAAACTAGCCGAAAAGCTCCATGTTTCCCGTCAAGCCATCACTAAATGGGAGACGGGTGGTGGCCTGCCTGACATCAGCAACCTTCAGGCCATAGCGCAACTCTTCCAGATTTCTCTAGACGACCTGCTAGCCGAAAGTGCCAGCCCGATTGAGCCTAAGGACTTCCTCTATCAAAGCTACACCAGTTATGATATCGACAGACCAAAGCACTTCGACCTCAACTTAGCCAGCAGTCAAACCATTTACCTGCAAGCAAGAGCTAACGAAAAAATTCAGATTCGTCTCGCTTCTAATAGCATCAAAAATCTCGAACAAGCCTGCAAGATTAAACTTGATGATAGCAGGGACCTGCTTGACCTCCAGCTCAGAACTTCAGCGGACTTAAGCGAAAGTACTTGCAAAGAAGACCTGATGATTTTCTTGACCCTGCCTAAAAACTACCTAAGAGATGTTGACGTAAAAGCCAACTGCCAAAGTCTTAATCTGCTGGACCTAGACTTAGACAATCTTGAGTTAGATGGACGTGCCTCCGAAGTCTCCCTCACAGACTGTCAAGGCCATATTGAACTTAACAATAAATTAGACTGCCAAATCAAACTCAATTCCTTCTCTGGCCGACTGGATCTCAACCAAATTTCTTGCAGCTCCAAAGTCTATCTTCCCAAAGATTTTGACTTTGTGGCAAGAAAAAAAGGCTTGACGACCAAGCTAGCCTTCGAAAAAGCTGGCCAGCCAACTAACGACTTTTCAAATCCAGAAGCAGATAACACAATCGAGCTCAACGGCATCAAGAGCGAACTGACCGTTATTCAAGAATAG
- a CDS encoding ABC transporter permease has protein sequence MFLAFQNLRKQKRHYFSFALMLFLTAVIVNLSLVLSFQTSKAYDQNFNRLKTAQLNVLIPQKQDSKDLLKEIDKIQGVTLVERHQGIFTKAKVHHFAGTDFEMTTVFYDSSQKRNLNRFELSKSSKVASQSVYIPNYISKLGGFPLGSKIRYTIGKKDYTYSVAGTVEEMQYGNYGTNVIGIYLPHNAYQSLFKEEEAHSVAEYSLKVSSSSDLSVVKKKLTSLLSDKGIAAVLIKDSKTVKQARTMMSTLLIAIFIAVAGIVFIISLFLSAFRIQNHLKSEVVNMGVLKAMGYTSAKIIFSEVLPYLLVAMIATVTGVLTSYLVLPFLASFLEVQSGFSFQPTFDSYALCLIVVFVTGVTGGLTYLCARKIHRFNPIDAVRRTDSTRRFSNHFSLANSKLGISGALILKQVFASFWQNMLLFVLTVGLMMLLACSGTLLYNTAGKPDNFLRTLSEELPSAIFTVDKPQELQNIKKELKSDSRVKQVLDYSTQSVNDPDGGLTAFVTPDFSKLTNDIIYKGRNPSTSDEVAIGSALAHHYKIGDWIRLDNNGRSHTYKVTGYVQSVNNQGQVCELTAAGYHKITETRLNHLNVYLKKGASVRRFIKEYRKNHSNSSLKVTNYDQVIKTGSRLYTGVIALVLGAVFTLSIFMISLVLFVVINSLITRRKQELGIYKALGWSDKQLIFQLIFDFIPVIVLAAFLSILLEVHLIPLLNQEVLGLVGVYKNHFQVSLGVLFLLALVFIGLNFVISLFLSRSIKTIVPYSLLTE, from the coding sequence ATGTTTCTTGCTTTTCAAAATCTCAGGAAGCAAAAGCGTCACTATTTTTCTTTCGCTTTGATGCTCTTTTTGACAGCGGTCATTGTCAATCTATCCCTCGTTCTCTCTTTTCAAACATCAAAAGCCTATGATCAGAACTTTAACAGATTAAAGACTGCCCAGTTGAATGTTTTGATTCCCCAGAAACAAGACAGTAAAGACCTATTAAAAGAGATTGATAAAATTCAGGGGGTGACTCTTGTAGAGCGTCATCAAGGGATTTTTACCAAGGCTAAGGTTCATCATTTTGCAGGGACGGACTTTGAAATGACAACAGTTTTCTACGACAGTAGTCAGAAAAGGAATTTGAATCGCTTTGAGTTGTCAAAATCTAGTAAAGTGGCCAGTCAGAGTGTCTATATCCCTAATTATATCTCCAAACTAGGAGGCTTTCCCCTTGGTTCTAAAATACGCTACACTATAGGCAAAAAGGACTACACCTATTCTGTCGCTGGGACCGTGGAAGAGATGCAGTACGGCAATTACGGTACTAATGTTATTGGGATCTATCTTCCCCATAATGCTTATCAGTCTCTATTCAAGGAAGAAGAGGCACATTCAGTTGCGGAATATTCTCTAAAGGTAAGTTCGTCATCAGATCTTAGTGTGGTGAAGAAAAAACTGACTTCGCTCTTGTCTGACAAAGGTATTGCAGCTGTGCTTATTAAAGATAGTAAAACCGTCAAGCAGGCGAGAACCATGATGAGCACCTTATTGATTGCTATTTTTATAGCAGTAGCTGGGATAGTTTTTATCATTAGCTTATTCTTGAGTGCTTTTCGAATTCAAAATCACCTTAAATCAGAAGTGGTTAATATGGGGGTGCTTAAGGCAATGGGTTATACCAGTGCTAAGATTATCTTTTCAGAAGTGCTTCCTTATCTATTGGTGGCTATGATAGCTACGGTTACGGGGGTTCTAACCTCCTATCTGGTACTTCCTTTTCTCGCTTCCTTTTTAGAAGTTCAATCGGGATTCTCCTTTCAGCCGACCTTTGATAGCTATGCTCTGTGTCTGATTGTGGTGTTTGTGACTGGAGTAACAGGGGGGTTAACTTATCTTTGTGCTAGAAAAATTCATCGCTTCAATCCTATTGATGCTGTTAGGAGAACAGACTCTACTCGGCGATTCTCGAATCATTTTTCCCTAGCAAATTCTAAGCTAGGAATCTCGGGGGCTTTAATCTTAAAGCAAGTATTTGCGTCTTTTTGGCAAAATATGCTACTGTTTGTTTTAACCGTAGGACTCATGATGTTACTCGCTTGCTCAGGGACACTGCTTTATAATACTGCCGGTAAGCCCGATAATTTTTTAAGAACCCTTTCAGAAGAGCTCCCTTCTGCTATTTTTACTGTAGACAAACCTCAAGAGTTACAAAATATAAAAAAGGAGCTTAAAAGCGACTCCAGAGTTAAACAAGTTTTAGACTATTCTACTCAGTCTGTCAATGATCCTGATGGAGGTCTAACAGCATTTGTAACACCAGACTTCTCTAAGTTGACTAATGATATTATTTATAAAGGTAGAAACCCCTCGACCAGTGATGAGGTGGCAATTGGCAGTGCCTTAGCTCATCATTATAAAATTGGTGATTGGATTAGACTGGATAATAATGGCAGGTCTCACACCTATAAAGTTACAGGCTATGTCCAAAGTGTCAACAATCAAGGACAGGTTTGTGAATTGACGGCGGCAGGCTATCATAAGATTACTGAAACGAGACTGAATCATTTGAATGTTTATCTGAAGAAAGGAGCGTCTGTCAGGCGTTTCATAAAAGAATACAGGAAGAACCATTCGAATAGTTCTTTAAAGGTTACTAATTACGATCAAGTTATTAAGACTGGTAGTAGGCTCTATACGGGAGTTATTGCTCTTGTCTTAGGTGCTGTCTTTACACTTTCCATATTTATGATTAGCTTAGTTTTGTTTGTGGTTATTAATTCACTGATTACCAGACGGAAACAGGAGCTAGGCATCTATAAGGCTCTAGGTTGGTCCGATAAGCAACTGATTTTCCAGTTAATTTTTGACTTTATTCCTGTCATAGTACTAGCTGCATTTTTATCCATTCTATTAGAAGTTCATCTCATTCCCCTATTAAATCAAGAAGTTTTAGGCCTGGTTGGAGTTTATAAAAATCATTTCCAAGTTTCATTAGGAGTTTTATTTCTTCTTGCCTTAGTTTTTATTGGCTTAAACTTTGTGATTAGTTTGTTCTTATCTCGGTCAATAAAAACGATTGTTCCTTATTCTCTTTTAACAGAATAG
- a CDS encoding helix-turn-helix domain-containing protein → MAMKEELGQLIKKKREAKKLSQKNLCGNEEELTVRQLQRIEKGKSLPTLEKLDYIARMLELPISALLGENDLQIPDEYFELKNRVVKFPTYGDKARIDQKMKMIEEIYDNYFEVLPEDELLFLDLTESLLGGIHEKVLPNIEEIYDDAFEQVLKKKVFHYNDYLYIDYFLFKCQKEKYYDKNILKKIERKILKQSLTFEELYNIELLMSVMNLIGVYVSHDDYQDTMPLIEKGYRIIDKAQLHTYKPGLLEVEARYHIRVEGNKEKSKEIYQQALMLGEILGDQVIINDIKKEMKIDGIE, encoded by the coding sequence GTGGCTATGAAGGAAGAATTGGGACAACTCATCAAGAAAAAAAGGGAAGCGAAGAAGCTTTCGCAGAAGAACTTATGTGGCAATGAAGAAGAACTAACTGTTCGCCAACTTCAGAGAATTGAAAAGGGCAAATCCCTGCCGACTTTGGAAAAGTTAGATTATATTGCTAGGATGCTAGAGCTACCTATTTCTGCATTATTAGGAGAAAATGATCTCCAAATTCCTGATGAATATTTCGAGTTAAAAAATCGGGTTGTTAAATTCCCAACTTATGGTGATAAGGCCAGAATTGACCAGAAGATGAAGATGATTGAGGAGATTTATGACAACTACTTTGAGGTTTTACCTGAAGATGAGCTACTCTTCTTGGACTTGACAGAAAGTCTTCTTGGGGGAATTCATGAAAAGGTACTCCCAAATATTGAAGAAATTTATGATGATGCTTTTGAACAGGTCTTAAAGAAAAAAGTCTTTCATTATAATGATTATCTTTATATTGATTATTTCTTGTTTAAATGTCAAAAAGAAAAGTATTACGATAAAAATATTTTAAAAAAAATTGAGAGAAAAATACTTAAACAAAGTTTAACTTTTGAAGAGCTTTATAATATAGAACTACTTATGTCAGTAATGAATTTAATCGGGGTTTATGTAAGTCATGATGACTATCAAGATACTATGCCTTTAATAGAGAAGGGGTACCGAATTATTGATAAGGCACAACTTCACACTTATAAACCAGGACTTCTTGAAGTTGAAGCTAGATACCATATTAGAGTGGAAGGGAACAAAGAGAAATCAAAAGAAATCTACCAACAAGCCTTGATGTTGGGAGAGATACTGGGCGATCAAGTAATAATTAATGATATCAAAAAAGAAATGAAAATTGATGGGATTGAATAG
- a CDS encoding ABC transporter ATP-binding protein produces the protein MLKIENLSKKFSGNDFYSLSDVSMEIEKGEIVGLIGKNGAGKSTLMKMIAKSLKPTSGTVTYNGVDLYSQDNLLKDFGIMIDPVFYPEMSVLDNLKFYLKLHGKKELYGNIESTLKLVELWDARNRKPKGFSFGMKQRTALAIALVAEPDFLILDEPFVGLDPIGVQKLIDILKKWSNSRQISMLISSHQLGELESLCDRYVYIENGELADSFQGKENPSLLVNLNKKVDLGIFEDILSDEITLGENYLDISVATNSETLNKAFSVLANHQLIESIEVKENHLKDIFMKGE, from the coding sequence ATGCTTAAAATTGAAAATTTATCCAAAAAATTCTCAGGAAATGATTTCTATTCCTTGTCTGATGTCTCAATGGAAATTGAAAAAGGTGAAATCGTTGGCTTAATTGGGAAGAATGGTGCAGGTAAATCCACACTGATGAAGATGATTGCCAAGTCTCTTAAACCAACTTCAGGAACAGTAACTTACAATGGCGTCGACCTCTATAGCCAAGATAACCTTTTAAAGGATTTTGGAATTATGATTGATCCTGTCTTCTATCCTGAAATGTCAGTTCTTGATAATCTAAAATTTTATCTTAAACTTCATGGAAAAAAAGAGCTCTATGGAAATATTGAAAGCACCCTCAAATTGGTGGAATTGTGGGATGCCCGAAACCGAAAACCCAAAGGTTTTTCATTTGGTATGAAACAAAGGACGGCCTTGGCTATTGCCCTAGTTGCAGAACCTGATTTTCTAATATTAGATGAACCTTTTGTCGGACTTGATCCAATTGGGGTGCAAAAATTAATTGATATCTTGAAGAAATGGTCAAATAGCCGGCAAATTTCAATGCTGATTTCTAGCCACCAGCTAGGAGAATTAGAATCCTTATGTGATCGATATGTTTATATCGAAAATGGAGAATTGGCAGATTCCTTCCAAGGAAAAGAAAACCCCAGCCTTCTTGTTAATCTAAATAAAAAGGTAGATTTAGGGATTTTTGAAGATATTCTTTCAGATGAGATTACCCTAGGTGAAAATTATTTAGATATTTCAGTTGCCACCAACTCGGAAACTTTAAATAAGGCTTTTTCCGTCCTTGCAAACCACCAACTCATTGAGTCTATTGAGGTTAAGGAAAATCATCTTAAAGATATCTTTATGAAAGGAGAGTAA